The Thermococcus sp. nucleotide sequence AGATTCAGCGTTGGCACTTATTATCCAGAGTTTAAATTAAACGTAAACTATTATCTTTGGAAGAATCGAACAGCAAGCAAGATAAAAGAATGTTTTAACTGCAAACTATCCCTTTTATGCTCAGGAGGATGTCCAATGGAGGCGTATAGAACTCATGGAACCTTGTATAAACCCTATTGTGAAGAGACCAAATATTTGTTTGAATACATAAAGCTTTGGCTCTCTCTAAGGGGGGACGAGAATGATTAGTCCATTTGTTGTCAAAATAAATCTCGGCAATGGTGAGTATCTGCTGATAAACACTAAAAATGGATCAATGATAAAAGTCGATAGTGAAGCATTAAACGAGCTTGAGACGGAGCACCCCAGATTGGACAATAGCATTTTATCTATTTTACGGCAGTTTGGTTTTATAATTGATAAATTCGATAACAAAGAGCTTGAAGAGCATTTTAATTGGCTCTGGGACAATATTTACTCAAACAATTACCACATTATTGTTGTGACGTACACCTGCAATCTTAATTGTTCCTACTGTTACCAAAGACACATAAAAAAGAGGGGAGACTTAACGAAAGAACATGTGGATAAAATCTTTAAGGCAATTTTAAAGTTTGATAATGGGGAAGTTGACAACAAAAAGAGCAAAATCCGGTATATTCAACTCTATGGTGGGGAGCCTCTCCAGAAAAGACTCTACGGAATCGTTAAGCACATTTTTGAGAGTGGATCATTGTATGGATATAAATTTATAATCATGACAAATGGAATTGATTTGGATTATTATCTGCCCCTCCTTGAGTCCTATAGGGATTCAATAGCTTTAATACAAACTACGATTGATGGTCCGAAAGAAATTCATGACTCATATCGGTATAAAGGAGCATTTGAAAGAACAATTTCGAATATTGAAAAAGTCATTGAGGCTGAATTTAAGGTTGATTTAA carries:
- a CDS encoding radical SAM protein, with the protein product MISPFVVKINLGNGEYLLINTKNGSMIKVDSEALNELETEHPRLDNSILSILRQFGFIIDKFDNKELEEHFNWLWDNIYSNNYHIIVVTYTCNLNCSYCYQRHIKKRGDLTKEHVDKIFKAILKFDNGEVDNKKSKIRYIQLYGGEPLQKRLYGIVKHIFESGSLYGYKFIIMTNGIDLDYYLPLLESYRDSIALIQTTIDGPKEIHDSYRYKGAFERTISNIEKVIEAEFKVDLRTNVSRENIKYLGELARFYIKREWINKENVRFYLAPVRDKFGPCYFNPSLSCNEILDLFSNDLITKVFRIFDGIFAKFYDGVWIPQFYNCPAHYRQIFYDPYGDLYTCMSALRMKELSIGKYYPTFELNENFHLYRKRNIFSIEKCKNCELALICGGGCSYNAFLKTGDLTNPDCYSMEILKEKFFRLFKHPEVAKYYFRSLTDDAR